The sequence ATATATTCGGTATTTGCGTAACAAAATCGACGAACCGGGAACATCAAGCTATATCCAAACCATACGTGGCATTGGTTATATGATGAAAACATGAAAAGTTATACTTTTAAGAACAAATTTTCACGGATACCAATTAAATGGATGCTAACCTTATGGTCGGCTTGCCTTATTTTTGTATTGTTCATCGCCTATAATTCCGTGCAATATATATTTGTCGAGAAATGGATGATTGGTCAGGAGAAAAAGCAGGTAGAACAACAGATGAACGATATTTTGAATGAGATTTTGGAAAGAGAAGCTAGATTTACTCAAGCCGAGTTGCCAAAAATTCGCAGTTATTTAAATAAGAGAAACCAGAACAACCAGCTGATTCGTATCATCGATCAGCAAGGGAATAAGGTAATCGCAGTATCAGAAGGGATTCCTGAAGAGTGGATTGCCCCAGTACAAAAGACGAAGACCGAAATCGTTATTGTTGAGGAGGCGGGACATTCCTTACTTGTATTGAGGAGCCCGATTACAATCCATACCTTTAATGGAACAATTGAAATCATAAAAAATATGAATCGATTCCAGAAGATGACGGAAGCTTTATTTCGTGTGTTCGTTCTTTCGGGAATTGGGGCTGTCGTCCTAAGTGGTTTAGGCGGTGGATTGCTCGCGTGGCAATTACTAAAGCCCCTTCAGTCAATGGCCAAGACGATGAAGAATGTCAAACGCAAAGGATTACAGGAGCGAATGATAGTCCATGACAAAGAAGATGAAATCACTACCCTGATGAGAATTTTTAACGACATGATGGATCAAGTTGAGATTTCTTACGCTCGGCAAAGCCAATTCGTAGAGGATGCTTCGCATGAATTGAGAACGCCCATTGCTATTATGGACGGGCATATGTCCCTTTTACTTCGTTGGGGCAAGGATGATCCTAAAGTTTTAGAAGAATCTTTAAACATTTCCTACTATGAGCTAACGCGGCTAAAATCACTCGTTCAGGATTTACTCACTCTCACAAGAATGGAGCAGGATAGAAATGCTCCTGATGAAGTTACGTCGCGAGCAGATCGGACGATGCTCCATATCATTGGACAATGTGAGCAACTTCATCCCCAATTTACATTTGAAACTGCTTTTTCAGGCTTCAATAATCAGGAGGTATTAATTTCTGAAAGGCATTTGGAGCAACTGATGTTGATTTTATTGGATAATGCAGTGAAATACTCTGCAGCCGGCTCCTCTATACATGTTACAGGTTCTGTACATAAAGATGAGGCGGTTTTTGTAGTTACAGATTGTGGAATAGGCATTCCTGAAAAGGATTTACCATATGTAATGGACCGTTTCTATCGGGTAGAAAAGATGCGAAGTCGGAAGTTGGGGGGAACAGGTCTTGGTTTGGCAATCGCCAAGCGGCTAGTCGATCGCTACAACGGTTATATGACTATCCAAAGTAAGGAAGGGGCAGGAACGGCTGTGACCATTTCATTATCGAGTCGTCTTCACAATAATAAGCTGGAGGTTGAATTCAATGAAACAGCGGATTAAGAGGAGATTCCTGCTGGTGGTTTCTTTGATCTTATTTCTAACTACTTTTTTACTTTATGAAATGAATCGGGGAAAGAGCTCAGAAAATAAGCAACAAGTCGTTAATGTGTTCACAGCAAGGCATTATCAAATAGACAACGAAGTTTTTCGGGAATTTACAAAACGAACGGGCATTCAGGTTAATGAAGTTAAGGGCACAGCAGAGGAACTTGTAGAACGAATACAGCGAGAAGGGAAAGCATCGTCTGCAGATCTGTTCCTTGCTGTTGACGGAGGTGTCCTTAATTTCGCGAAGCAAAGTGGGGTGCTTCAAC comes from Sporosarcina sp. FSL K6-3457 and encodes:
- a CDS encoding HAMP domain-containing sensor histidine kinase — encoded protein: MKSYTFKNKFSRIPIKWMLTLWSACLIFVLFIAYNSVQYIFVEKWMIGQEKKQVEQQMNDILNEILEREARFTQAELPKIRSYLNKRNQNNQLIRIIDQQGNKVIAVSEGIPEEWIAPVQKTKTEIVIVEEAGHSLLVLRSPITIHTFNGTIEIIKNMNRFQKMTEALFRVFVLSGIGAVVLSGLGGGLLAWQLLKPLQSMAKTMKNVKRKGLQERMIVHDKEDEITTLMRIFNDMMDQVEISYARQSQFVEDASHELRTPIAIMDGHMSLLLRWGKDDPKVLEESLNISYYELTRLKSLVQDLLTLTRMEQDRNAPDEVTSRADRTMLHIIGQCEQLHPQFTFETAFSGFNNQEVLISERHLEQLMLILLDNAVKYSAAGSSIHVTGSVHKDEAVFVVTDCGIGIPEKDLPYVMDRFYRVEKMRSRKLGGTGLGLAIAKRLVDRYNGYMTIQSKEGAGTAVTISLSSRLHNNKLEVEFNETAD